In a single window of the Gossypium hirsutum isolate 1008001.06 chromosome A13, Gossypium_hirsutum_v2.1, whole genome shotgun sequence genome:
- the LOC121212158 gene encoding dof zinc finger protein DOF3.6, whose product MVFSFVPLIDPLNWQQPPTHDQQDQAFTKDNHHHIHNPQLPPPPPAGGGVGINRPGSMTERARLANIQKPEKALKCPRCESTHTKFCYFNNYSLSQPRYFCKTCKRYWTRGGALRNVPIGGGCRTNKRSKGSKPTKSPSIGQMNPTPLQFPLLLHPLHYLGDYISVGTRASSNMEFQIGNSSHGDGSMLTNGLVQQFPFLTGLETPTGLYPLGSEGVEASSYGVHHQLRSKPLESWIAQLEAVSDQYWAGGGGGRGGDA is encoded by the exons ATGGTTTTCTCATTTGTTCCACTCATAGATCCACTCAATTGGCAACAG CCACCAACTCATGATCAACAAGATCAAGCTTTCACTAAAGACAATCATCATCATATCCATAATCCTCAGCTTCCACCGCCACCGCCAGCTGGTGGTGGTGTTGGTATTAATAGGCCTGGTTCAATGACGGAACGAGCTAGGCTAGCCAACATACAAAAGCCTGAGAAAGCTCTTAAATGCCCTCGATGTGAATCAACACACACTAAATTTTGTTACTTCAACAATTACAGCCTTTCACAGCCTCGCTACTTTTGCAAAACCTGTAAACGATACTGGACCAGAGGCGGTGCTTTAAGGAACGTGCCGATCGGTGGTGGTTGTCGAACCAACAAGAGAAGCAAAGGAAGTAAACCAACAAAGTCTCCATCAATAGGCCAAATGAACCCAACACCGCTACAGTTTCCTCTATTATTGCACCCTTTACATTATCTTGGTGACTATATTTCTGTTGGAACAAGAGCTAGTAGTAACATGGAGTTTCAGATTGGAAATAGCTCACATGGTGATGGGTCAATGTTAACAAATGGATTAGTTCAACAGTTTCCATTTTTAACTGGCTTGGAGACTCCAACTGGGTTATATCCATTGGGAAGTGAAGGTGTGGAAGCATCAAGTTATGGTGTTCATCATCAGCTTCGGTCAAAGCCATTGGAAAGTTGGATTGCTCAGCTGGAAGCTGTAAGTGATCAATACTGGGCTGGCGGCGGCGGCGGTCGTGGTGGCGATGCATGA